A region of Allocoleopsis franciscana PCC 7113 DNA encodes the following proteins:
- a CDS encoding MFS transporter encodes MVRNTADCTLKEISPLSAIDISDNRALSEVLLPTPPLAIPKKSVRTTLRASTLDGVFATFFGSVTTGVLLTNFLLELGATSVEIGLLSSIPMFVNLLQPLGAYLGDRTTSRHWYSLFIFGSSRLLWVILLVLMAGVNDSPSEHHQLLIWTLGVVFVTHVLGSLGSASWFSWMAALVPRQLRGRYFGVRNSAANLMNLICVPLMGWGVSSWKGGAIQGYGIVLSLGIVAGLLSLVFQWFMRDVNPQAPIPESSCVSRGDSNELATRWFKDTNFLIFLLYFGTWTFAVNLSTPFYSLYMLDNLHLDVSLVTLYSSLTAGANLLMLMVWGKLADRIGNRPILLSVGILVAVTPIFWLATGANPASVWIGLPLIHVLRGSTWAAIDLSMHNMQMSVAPLRNQAGYFAIAAAITGVSGALGTTAGGFLAQIPSLGGLAGLFALSAVLRLLALLPLVFVREHRSQPLIHAWREVKLAFGLSFNRVRKNDLLLGFRPQTVLIQAVGLANRLK; translated from the coding sequence ATGGTTAGAAACACCGCCGATTGCACCCTAAAAGAGATAAGCCCGCTTTCAGCCATAGACATTTCAGATAACAGAGCCTTATCAGAAGTACTCTTGCCCACACCTCCTCTGGCGATTCCGAAGAAATCGGTTCGGACAACGCTCCGAGCATCGACTTTAGATGGAGTATTTGCTACATTTTTTGGCAGCGTCACGACGGGTGTGCTGCTAACGAACTTTTTACTGGAACTGGGTGCAACGAGTGTGGAAATTGGCTTACTCTCGTCAATTCCCATGTTTGTTAACTTGCTCCAACCCCTAGGAGCCTATTTGGGCGATCGCACTACGAGTCGTCACTGGTACAGTCTTTTTATTTTTGGGTCGTCGCGGTTGTTGTGGGTGATTCTGTTGGTATTAATGGCAGGCGTGAATGATTCTCCCAGCGAACACCACCAACTTCTAATCTGGACATTAGGAGTTGTTTTTGTCACCCATGTCTTGGGTTCACTCGGCAGTGCGTCTTGGTTTAGTTGGATGGCGGCGTTGGTGCCTCGGCAGTTACGGGGGCGATATTTTGGCGTTCGCAATAGTGCCGCCAATTTAATGAATCTGATCTGCGTGCCCTTAATGGGATGGGGAGTATCTAGCTGGAAAGGTGGGGCGATTCAAGGTTACGGCATTGTTTTATCTTTAGGCATTGTCGCCGGTCTGCTCAGTTTGGTCTTTCAGTGGTTTATGAGGGATGTGAATCCTCAAGCCCCGATTCCAGAGTCGTCATGTGTCTCTCGTGGTGACTCCAATGAGCTAGCCACTCGGTGGTTTAAGGATACCAACTTCTTGATATTTCTGCTCTACTTCGGGACTTGGACGTTTGCGGTTAACCTCAGCACGCCGTTTTATTCCTTGTATATGTTGGATAATTTGCATCTGGATGTCAGCTTAGTCACGCTTTACAGCAGCTTAACGGCTGGCGCGAACCTGCTGATGCTGATGGTATGGGGAAAGTTGGCGGATCGGATTGGGAATCGACCGATTTTACTCTCAGTGGGAATTTTGGTGGCAGTGACGCCTATTTTCTGGCTGGCGACGGGAGCGAACCCTGCTTCTGTGTGGATTGGGTTGCCCCTGATTCATGTGCTGCGAGGGAGTACTTGGGCGGCGATCGATCTGAGTATGCACAATATGCAGATGAGTGTGGCACCTTTACGCAATCAAGCCGGTTATTTTGCGATCGCGGCTGCTATTACGGGGGTGAGTGGAGCACTGGGAACCACAGCCGGAGGGTTTCTCGCTCAAATACCGAGTCTAGGTGGCTTAGCTGGCTTATTTGCTCTTTCTGCGGTTTTACGATTGCTTGCCTTGTTGCCGTTGGTGTTTGTCCGGGAACATCGCTCTCAGCCGTTGATTCATGCTTGGCGTGAAGTTAAGTTAGCGTTTGGCTTATCGTTCAATCGGGTTCGCAAGAATGATTTACTTTTAGGTTTTAGACCTCAAACGGTGCTGATTCAAGCTGTAGGATTAGCCAATCGCCTTAAGTAG
- the cbiD gene encoding cobalt-precorrin-5B (C(1))-methyltransferase CbiD, translating to MTTSPPRAGYTLPVFACAAALAALHRLRQRQPLNTVLVDLIDPSETIEIPIEQVAEIRAGMALAIARSQPGDNLDLTRNTPIWTVVEWGRVEQTEPIWLVGGEGIGRQLNAGGKAAIYAYAERLFQDNLRRQLAPEEKIQVTIILPEGRQLAERTSNAAFGVVEGLSLLGTTGISQPLSAPGQLEAFREELQHKASQIKNQQQPANDRLPITHYPTLVFCVGENGLDLAQQLGINREQLMKTANWLGPMLVEAGLQQVPAILLFGYHGKLIKLAGGIFHTHHHLADGRLEILTAHCAKLGLPPSVLQEVFASTTAEAALKYLRKWDARSGSHWVEQVYSSIASTIDARSQDYIRKHSEQNVHVGCVLFDRDRQIIACSETGTALLSQLC from the coding sequence ATGACAACTTCCCCACCTCGTGCTGGATACACCTTACCCGTTTTTGCTTGTGCTGCTGCTCTTGCCGCATTGCATCGGTTACGTCAACGGCAACCTCTAAATACAGTACTTGTGGATTTAATTGACCCCTCTGAAACAATAGAAATTCCGATTGAGCAAGTGGCGGAAATTCGAGCAGGAATGGCGCTAGCGATCGCACGTTCCCAACCGGGTGATAACCTGGATCTCACCCGCAATACCCCAATTTGGACCGTAGTCGAATGGGGAAGAGTAGAGCAAACTGAACCGATTTGGTTAGTCGGTGGTGAGGGAATAGGACGACAGTTGAACGCTGGAGGGAAAGCGGCAATCTATGCTTATGCCGAGCGATTATTCCAAGACAATCTGAGGCGGCAACTGGCACCGGAGGAAAAAATTCAGGTGACAATTATCCTACCGGAGGGGCGTCAACTGGCGGAACGTACCTCGAATGCAGCCTTTGGAGTTGTCGAAGGACTCTCCCTGCTGGGGACGACTGGCATTTCCCAACCCCTAAGTGCTCCGGGACAATTGGAAGCATTCCGCGAGGAATTACAACACAAAGCCAGTCAAATCAAGAATCAGCAACAACCTGCCAATGACCGATTACCCATTACCCATTACCCAACCTTAGTATTCTGTGTGGGGGAAAATGGCTTAGATTTAGCGCAACAGTTGGGTATTAATCGAGAACAACTGATGAAAACTGCCAATTGGCTGGGGCCAATGTTGGTGGAAGCCGGGTTGCAGCAAGTCCCTGCCATTTTGTTGTTTGGCTACCACGGCAAGCTGATTAAACTGGCGGGTGGGATTTTTCACACTCACCATCACCTTGCTGATGGACGGCTAGAAATTCTCACGGCTCACTGCGCTAAGCTAGGTCTACCCCCATCAGTGTTACAGGAGGTTTTTGCTAGTACAACAGCGGAAGCGGCGCTGAAGTATCTGCGGAAATGGGATGCTAGAAGCGGCAGCCATTGGGTGGAGCAGGTTTACAGCTCAATTGCCTCTACCATTGATGCTCGCTCCCAAGACTATATCCGCAAGCACAGTGAACAAAACGTTCATGTCGGTTGTGTGCTGTTTGATCGCGATCGCCAAATTATCGCTTGTAGCGAAACAGGTACCGCGTTATTATCGCAATTATGCTAA
- the guaA gene encoding glutamine-hydrolyzing GMP synthase, producing MTDAAVTLQTGQASHDTETLSTSSLADRLNRQIIVILDFGSQYSELIARRIRETQVYSEVLSYRTTAEQLRQLNPKGIILSGGPSSVYDTGAPHSDPEIWNLGVPVLGVCYGMQLMVQQLGGQVTRAERAEYGKASLIIDDPTDLLTNVDDGSTMWMSHGDSCEMLPEGFETLAHTENTPCAAIAHHEKKLYGVQFHPEVVHSLGGMALIRNFVYHICDCEPTWTTAAFVEEAIREIRGKVGDKRVLLALSGGVDSSTLAFLLYKAIGEQLTCMFIDQGFMRKGEPERLLKLFKEQFHIPVEYVNARDRFLEQINGITDPEEKRRRIGHEFINVFEEESRRLGPFDYLAQGTLYPDVIESADTNVDPKTGERVAVKIKSHHNVGGLPKDLRFKLIEPLRKLFKDEVRKVGRSIGLPEEIVNRHPFPGPGLAIRILGEVTSERLNILRDADLVVRQEINRRGIYHDFWQAFAVLLPIRSVGVMGDQRTYAYPIVLRLINSEDGMTADWSRVPYDLLETISNRIVNEVKGVNRVVYDITSKPPGTIEWE from the coding sequence ATGACGGACGCAGCAGTGACACTACAGACAGGACAAGCATCTCACGACACAGAGACTTTATCAACATCGTCTCTGGCTGATCGGTTAAATCGCCAGATAATCGTCATTCTGGACTTTGGCTCTCAATACTCTGAGCTAATTGCTCGTCGCATTCGCGAAACTCAAGTTTATTCCGAAGTTCTCTCCTATCGCACCACGGCCGAACAGTTGCGACAGCTAAACCCCAAAGGAATTATCCTCTCCGGTGGCCCTAGCTCCGTCTATGATACGGGTGCGCCTCACTCAGACCCAGAGATTTGGAATTTGGGGGTTCCTGTGCTAGGCGTCTGCTATGGAATGCAGTTGATGGTACAACAACTCGGTGGTCAAGTGACGCGAGCCGAACGGGCGGAGTATGGTAAGGCATCACTGATTATTGATGATCCCACCGACTTGCTAACGAATGTGGACGATGGTTCCACCATGTGGATGAGTCACGGGGACTCCTGTGAGATGTTGCCAGAGGGATTTGAAACCCTAGCTCATACCGAGAATACTCCTTGTGCTGCGATCGCGCATCATGAAAAAAAGCTGTATGGGGTGCAGTTCCATCCAGAGGTTGTCCATTCCCTGGGGGGTATGGCTCTAATTCGTAACTTTGTCTACCATATCTGTGATTGTGAACCCACTTGGACAACGGCGGCTTTTGTCGAAGAAGCAATTCGGGAAATTCGCGGGAAGGTTGGGGATAAACGGGTGTTGCTGGCACTCTCTGGCGGGGTTGATTCATCGACCCTAGCCTTTCTACTTTATAAAGCCATTGGTGAGCAACTTACTTGTATGTTCATTGACCAAGGCTTCATGCGGAAAGGAGAGCCAGAACGATTGCTGAAACTCTTTAAGGAGCAATTCCACATTCCAGTCGAGTATGTGAATGCACGCGATCGCTTCTTGGAGCAAATCAACGGTATCACAGACCCCGAAGAAAAGCGCCGTCGCATCGGTCACGAATTCATTAACGTCTTTGAAGAAGAGTCCCGACGCCTTGGTCCCTTTGATTATCTCGCTCAGGGTACCCTTTACCCCGATGTGATTGAGTCGGCAGACACCAACGTCGATCCCAAAACCGGTGAACGAGTGGCGGTGAAAATCAAGAGCCATCACAACGTCGGAGGATTGCCGAAAGACTTGCGCTTCAAGCTGATTGAACCGTTGCGTAAACTGTTTAAAGATGAAGTCCGCAAAGTCGGTCGCTCGATCGGCTTACCCGAAGAAATTGTCAATCGGCATCCCTTCCCAGGGCCAGGGTTAGCGATTCGCATCCTAGGGGAAGTTACCAGCGAACGGCTGAATATTTTGCGTGATGCCGATCTCGTCGTTCGCCAGGAAATTAATCGCCGGGGAATCTACCACGATTTTTGGCAGGCATTTGCCGTATTATTGCCGATCCGCAGTGTGGGGGTGATGGGTGACCAGCGTACCTACGCTTATCCTATCGTCTTGCGTCTGATTAATAGTGAGGATGGGATGACCGCTGATTGGTCACGAGTGCCTTACGACTTGTTAGAAACCATTTCTAACCGGATTGTTAACGAAGTCAAAGGAGTGAATCGCGTAGTCTACGATATCACCTCCAAGCCCCCTGGCACTATCGAGTGGGAATAA
- the hetL gene encoding heterocyst differentiation pentapeptide repeat protein HetL: MNIDELLRQYAAAERNFANVELTAVDLREANLVGANLSGANLSQTDLREARLGQVNLTHANLSGANLSETILWGTDFSDANLRQVELREADLSGAKLIQADLEATTLTKACLRGANLSRANLSQAILFEADLRPSSDQQTDLGYANLSGANLSYANLSGALLHGAKLDGAKLCRANLGVRSSDQSYQTNLSEASLEGADLSFADLSGVNLFKANLRNADLTQTNLKNANLQGAIMPDGSIHD, translated from the coding sequence ATGAATATAGACGAACTCCTAAGACAATATGCCGCCGCAGAACGAAATTTTGCCAATGTCGAGTTAACGGCGGTGGATTTGCGAGAAGCCAACTTAGTGGGTGCCAATCTCAGTGGTGCAAATTTGAGTCAGACGGATTTGCGAGAAGCAAGGCTAGGGCAAGTCAACCTGACTCACGCTAATCTTAGTGGTGCTAATCTGAGTGAAACCATTCTCTGGGGTACAGACTTCAGTGACGCCAACTTACGCCAAGTGGAGTTGCGAGAGGCAGATTTGAGTGGCGCGAAGTTAATCCAAGCTGATTTAGAAGCAACCACCTTGACGAAGGCATGTCTGCGGGGAGCCAATTTGAGTCGTGCTAATCTTTCCCAGGCCATACTATTTGAAGCCGATTTACGTCCTAGCTCAGATCAACAGACTGATTTGGGATATGCGAATTTGAGCGGGGCAAATTTGAGTTATGCCAACCTGAGTGGAGCGTTATTGCACGGAGCAAAACTAGATGGTGCTAAACTTTGCAGAGCCAATTTAGGCGTTCGCAGCTCCGATCAATCCTACCAGACTAACCTGAGTGAGGCTAGTTTAGAGGGAGCCGATTTGAGCTTTGCCGATTTGAGTGGGGTCAATTTGTTTAAAGCCAATCTGCGGAACGCTGACCTCACCCAAACTAACCTCAAGAATGCCAACCTGCAAGGGGCTATTATGCCCGATGGCAGTATTCACGATTAG